The stretch of DNA GAAAAGGGAAAACCTCATCTTTGGTTAGATGCTCGATGAAATCCAAGGCGAGAATCAGGCTGAACTCCTCTCTCCTTTCCGAAAGATACCCGATGGCATCAGCAACCTCGACGTTTTCAGCGCCTCTCAACACGGCCTCCTCTATCTGTTCCCGGCTCAGATCGATCCCGCGCACGTCGGTATAACCCATTCTCTGAAGTATGAAGATCATCTCGCCGCTTCCGCATCCCACATCCAGTATCGGAGCCGCCCTATCCTGAGGCAGAAACGGGGAGAGATAGGATCGAAAATGGGATTCGAGTACCGAGGATCTCCATCGGTAGTCATGGGCGTGTGCAGCGTGTGTCGTGACATACCGCTTAAAAAGCCGATCTCGATATCCTTTGGGATTCATCCTCATTTTCCCTTTTTCATCAATGTGATATCCCAAGCGGATAACACCCTATCACAGAATTCCACTCTGCTATTTCGCGGGAGAGCGATATTCCCTCCTTTCGGCCCGTATATTTTATAACGCGCAGGAAAGGGCGTCAAGTAGGAGCTGCGGGTGGCTTGCAGTGGGTGTTTGACAATCATACACTGTTATGCTAAAATTCAGCAATTAAAAGCTCTGGAGGTCGGTCTTAATGAGCTTAAATTTCGCCGGCACCAAGTTTGAAAAGGAGGGCCTTTCCTTCGATGATGTTCTGCTGGTGCCTGCTGAATCGGACGTTCTCCCAAGCGAGGTGGACACCTCCTCTCGACTCACCAGAAACATAAGGCTGAATATCCCCATCTGTAGTGCGGCGATGGACACCGTCACGGAATCAAGACTGGCTATAGCCCTGGCACGTGAAGGAGGGATAGGTATTATCCACCGAAACTGCACCATAGAGGAACAGGTGAGCGAGGTCGATAAGGTCAAACGCTCCGAAAGCGGGATGATAGTCAAACCGATTACCCTCCCGCCGAACGCGACCGTTGCCGAAGCGCTGGAGCTGATGAGCAAATATAGGATATCCGGCGTGCCGATAACGGAGGATGGCAGAGTAAACGGGAAGCTGCTGGGGATAATCACAAACAGAGACGTCCGTTTCCTTGAGAGGACGGATCAACCGGTCTCGGATATCATGACCAAGGAAAACCTCATAACCGCAAGAGAGGGGGTCACGCTTGAGGAGGCCAAAAGGATCCTGTATCTCAATCGTATAGAGAAGCTGCCGGTGGTGGATGAGCAGTTTCGCCTCAAGGGGCTGATCACGATAAAGGACATAGACAAGCTGATGAAGTATCCCAACGCCTGTAAGGATGAGAAGGGAAGGCTCAGGGTTGGAGCGGCTATAGGCGCTTCGGCGAATCTGGAGGAGGTCGCCGCTTTGGTTGAAGCGGGGGTGGACGTGCTCGTCATAGACACCGCCCACGGCCATTCCAAACGGGTCATCAGAGCTACCGAGAAGGTGAAAACCGCCTACGGAGATGTCGATCTGATCGTGGGTAACGTCGCCACCGCCGAGGCAACGAGAGCTTTGATAGAGGCGGGAGCCGATGCCGTTAAGGTGGGAGTCGGCCCCGGATCGGTCTGCACCACAAGGGTGGTGGCCGGCGTGGGTGTCCCTCAAATAACGGCGATCAGCGAGTGCGCCGAGGAGGCCGATAAATACGATATCCCCGTCATCGCCGATGGCGGGATCAGATACTCCGGAGATATTGTCAAGGCGATAGCAGCTGGCGCCAGTTCCGTCATGATCGGGAGTCTCTTCGCGGGAACTGAGGAGGCTCCCGGCGAAGAGGTGATCTATCAAGGCAGAAGGTTCAAAGTCTATAGAGGTATGGGATCGCTCGCCGCTATGAGGGAAAGGGGCGGCAGGGAGAGATATCTACAGGGCGGCGTGGATACTTCCAAGCTCGTGCCCGAAGGGATAGAGGGTAGAGTCCCATATAAGGGAAAGTTAAGCGATTTCGTCTATCAACTCGTCGGCGGCCTGAGGGCCGGAATGGGATATTGCGGCGCGAACAACATCGAAGAGCTCAGGACGAAAACCAAGTTCATAAGGATCACCTGGGGTGGGCTGCGGGAAAGCCATCCCCACGATATCGTCATAACCGAGGAGGCACCGAATTACAGTCCAAGCTGGTTTTTCTCGCCCTGAGCTGAAAAACTAGAATCGGGGTTTGACGTGAGAAGGAGAAATCCGAAAAATATAGATCTGGGAAGACATGCCCCGGGGGTGGTAAATGTAGTGGTGGTGACCCCAAAGGGCAGTAGAAAGGGATACAGATATGACTCCAAAAGACGGAAATTCGTCGTGGATTGTACCTTCGGAGTGCCCGTCCCAACCGATTACGGTTGGCTGCCTCAGACTATCGGCGAGGATAACAACCCGCTGGAGACGATGGTGATCACCAGATATACTGCCCGACCGGGATATATCTATCAGGCCAGACCGATCGGCACTCTCAAACAGAAAAACGGCGAACATAAAATCATATGCGTTATGCTGGGCGATGATCGCTTCGCCAGGATCCAGGATATCTCCGACCTGGACAATAAGACGATCAAGAGGATCGTCTCCTTCTTTGAACCCTTCTTTGAGTTCGACGGATGGATGGACAGGGAGGAGACCTATAAGCTGATCGAGAAGTCACACCGAAGATACCTCGATTCGAAAACGAAAGGTAAGGGAGATGCCGCTGGAAACGATAAGATGGAACCGTCAGAAGAACCAGATCGAACTGATAGATCAAACCCTGCTTCCGAATGAGCTGAGATATATATCATGTAAGAGCGTGGATGAACTCTGGGAGGCGATCAAAAACCTGAGAGTCCGCGGAGCTCCCGCCATCGGCATCGCAGGGGCGTTGGGAGTTGTTCTGGGCATATGGAACAGCCGAGCCGAAAGGTATGAGGAGTTCAAATCGCAGCTCGATTCCGTCGCCGGTTATCTCGCCACCTCACGTCCCACTGCCGTCAACCTCTTCTGGGCGCTCGATAGGATGAGGGCTGCGGCCGAAAAACATAGGAACAGGCCGATATCCGAACTCAAGGGGATCCTGCTTGAGGAGGCTTACAAGATCATCGAGGAGGACAGGCGGATCTGCCGAGCCATAGGCCGTAATGGCGCCGAGTTGCTGCCTGATGAATGCACCGTCCTGACGCACTGTAACGCCGGCGCTCTGGCCACGGCAGATTACGGAACGGCGCTCGGAGTGATATATGCCGCCGTGGAGATGGGTAAAAGGATAAAGGTCTTCGCCGATGAGACGAGACCTCTCCTGCAGGGTGCCCGGCTGACGGCCTGGGAGCTCATGCAAAACGGCGTTGACGTCACCCTGATCTGCGATGATATGGCCGCGACCGTCATGAAAGATGGCATGGTCGACTGCGTGATCGTCGGGGCGGACAGGATCGCCGCAAACGGCGATACCGCAAACAAGATCGGCACCTATAACCTGGCGATACTGGCTAAAGAACACAAATTGCCCTTCTACGTCGCTGCTCCCGCTTCCACCTTTGACCTCTCGCTGGAAAGCGGCGATCTGATACCGATCGAGCGGAGAAAACCGGAGGAGATCAAACGACCCTTCGGATTGAAGATCGCTCCGGAGGAGGTCAAGGTCTATAACCCCGCCTTCGACGTCACCCCTGCTCGATATATCACGGCCATAATAACGGAGAAAGGCGTCATCCATCAGCCCCTCGCGGAGAACATCCGAAAGATGCTGATGTAAACCTGAAAATACCCGCCGTCGTA from Candidatus Poribacteria bacterium encodes:
- a CDS encoding class I SAM-dependent methyltransferase, producing MGYHIDEKGKMRMNPKGYRDRLFKRYVTTHAAHAHDYRWRSSVLESHFRSYLSPFLPQDRAAPILDVGCGSGEMIFILQRMGYTDVRGIDLSREQIEEAVLRGAENVEVADAIGYLSERREEFSLILALDFIEHLTKDEVFPFLDAAHEALMRDGILILSTPNMASPFGARIAFGDFTHEVGFTPVSITQVLRAAGFDPVGIFPCKPVVHGLASGLRWMAWKVLNLCVKLYLIAETGLFEGEVHTQVMYAVGRKSVLPEIT
- the guaB gene encoding IMP dehydrogenase, whose amino-acid sequence is MSLNFAGTKFEKEGLSFDDVLLVPAESDVLPSEVDTSSRLTRNIRLNIPICSAAMDTVTESRLAIALAREGGIGIIHRNCTIEEQVSEVDKVKRSESGMIVKPITLPPNATVAEALELMSKYRISGVPITEDGRVNGKLLGIITNRDVRFLERTDQPVSDIMTKENLITAREGVTLEEAKRILYLNRIEKLPVVDEQFRLKGLITIKDIDKLMKYPNACKDEKGRLRVGAAIGASANLEEVAALVEAGVDVLVIDTAHGHSKRVIRATEKVKTAYGDVDLIVGNVATAEATRALIEAGADAVKVGVGPGSVCTTRVVAGVGVPQITAISECAEEADKYDIPVIADGGIRYSGDIVKAIAAGASSVMIGSLFAGTEEAPGEEVIYQGRRFKVYRGMGSLAAMRERGGRERYLQGGVDTSKLVPEGIEGRVPYKGKLSDFVYQLVGGLRAGMGYCGANNIEELRTKTKFIRITWGGLRESHPHDIVITEEAPNYSPSWFFSP
- a CDS encoding inorganic diphosphatase, with the translated sequence MRRRNPKNIDLGRHAPGVVNVVVVTPKGSRKGYRYDSKRRKFVVDCTFGVPVPTDYGWLPQTIGEDNNPLETMVITRYTARPGYIYQARPIGTLKQKNGEHKIICVMLGDDRFARIQDISDLDNKTIKRIVSFFEPFFEFDGWMDREETYKLIEKSHRRYLDSKTKGKGDAAGNDKMEPSEEPDRTDRSNPASE
- the mtnA gene encoding S-methyl-5-thioribose-1-phosphate isomerase — its product is MPLETIRWNRQKNQIELIDQTLLPNELRYISCKSVDELWEAIKNLRVRGAPAIGIAGALGVVLGIWNSRAERYEEFKSQLDSVAGYLATSRPTAVNLFWALDRMRAAAEKHRNRPISELKGILLEEAYKIIEEDRRICRAIGRNGAELLPDECTVLTHCNAGALATADYGTALGVIYAAVEMGKRIKVFADETRPLLQGARLTAWELMQNGVDVTLICDDMAATVMKDGMVDCVIVGADRIAANGDTANKIGTYNLAILAKEHKLPFYVAAPASTFDLSLESGDLIPIERRKPEEIKRPFGLKIAPEEVKVYNPAFDVTPARYITAIITEKGVIHQPLAENIRKMLM